The window tggtaccattaccactcacaatatagtaccattaccactcacaacatggtaccattaccactcacaacatAGGTACCACTCAATTACCATTACCCTcacaacatggtaccattaccactcacaacatggtaccattaccactcacaacatggtaccattaccactcacaacatggtaccataccactcacaacatggtaCATAGTATACCttaccactcacaacatggtaccattaccactcacaaacatggtaccattaccactcacaCATGTACCATTATCCACTCACAATACAGggtaccattaccactcacaacatggtaccattaccactcacaacatggtaccattacCACTTCACAACATGGAaccattaccactcacaacatggtaccattaccactcacacatggtaccattaccactcacacatggtaccattaccactcacaacatggtaccattaccactcacaacatggtaccattaccactcacaacatggtaccattaccactcacaacatggtaccattaccactcacaacatggtaccattaccactcacaacatggtaccattaccactcacaacatggtaccattacACTCACAACATGGTtaccattaccactcacaacatgtaccattaccactcacaacatggtaccattaccactcacaacatggtaccattaccactcacaacatggtaccattaccactcacaacatggtaccattaccactcaacaacatggtaccattaccactcacaacatggtaccattaccactcacaacatggtaccattaccactcacaacatggtaccattaccactcacaacatggtaccattaccactcacaacatggtaccattaccactcacaacatggtaccattaccactcacaacatggtaccattaccactcacaacatggtaccattaccactcacaacatggtaccattaccactcacaacatggtaccattaccactcacaacatggtaccattaccactcacaacatggtaccattaccactccaacatggtaccattaccactcacaacatggtaccattaccactcacaacatggtaccattaccactcacaacatggtaccattaccactcacaacatggtaccattaccactcacaacatggtaccattaccactcacaacatggtaccattaccactcacaacatggtaccattaccactcacaacatggtaccattaccactcacaacatggtaccattaccactcacaacatggtaccattaccactcacaacatggtaccattaccactcacatggtaccattaccactcacaacatggtaccattaccactcacaacatggtaccattaccactcacaacatggtaccattaccactcacaacatggtaccattaccactcacaacatggtaccattaccactcacaacatggtacttagtgcttttatatttttttattgaacctttatttaacttggcaagtcagttaagaacaaattgttatttacaatgatggcctaccccggccaaacccggacgacgctgagccaattgtgcgccgtcctatgggactcccaatcgcggccggttgtgatacagtctggaatctaaccagggtctgtagtgacatctctagcactgagaagcagtgccttagaccgctgggtCACTAGGGAGCCCATTTTACAGGGAATCACATATGTACATTTCATTATGGCCTAATTATTAGCTACATTTCTATGGTTTAGTAGTGGTAACCGCACCTTTGGGCTCCTTCATCATGCTATCATCAGTGTCCTCTTCACTGTTGGAGTCTGCGTCAGCCTCAGTCTTATCCTCACTCTCATCCTTAATCTCATTCTTACTGTCATCCTTACTGTCCTCCTTACTGTCAGACTCTGTTGTGTCTAGGTTCATCTCCGcatccagctcctcctcctccttctccgccTCCTCCAGCTTCCCCTCCTCCTTTGACTCCATCTCCGCCTCCTCCTCCGAATCCTGTAGAGGCTCAAAGTCTTGGCTCCCTACAGGGCTTCCCTCCTTGATGTTGTCTTCAGGGCTGGCCTGCTCTTCCCCCACGTCACCTCTCTCCTTCATGTCCATTTCCTGCTGCTTTGGTTCCTCCTCCGAGACCTGGACATCCGCTTCGCTGCTGTCTTTGCTGTCGTCTGAGCTGTCGCTGTCTTTCTCATCTTCTTTGTCTGGCTTTACGTTTTCTTCTGAGCTGTCGCTGTCTTTCTCATCTTCTTTGTCTGGCTTGACGTTTTCTTCTGAGCTGTCGCTGTCTTTCTCATCTTCTTCTGAGCTGTCGCTGTCTTTCTCATCTTCTTTGTCTGGCTTGTCGTTTTCGTCTGAGCTGTCGCTGTCTTTCTCATCTTCTTTGTCTGGCTTGTCGTTTTCGTCTGAGCTGTCGCTGTCTTTCTCATCTTCTTTGTCTGGTTTGTCGTTTTCTTCTGAGGTGTCGCTGTCTTTCTCATCTTCTTTGTCTGGCTTGTCGTTTTCGTCTGAGCTGTCGCTGTCTTTCTCATCTTCTTTGTCTGGTTTGTCGTTTTCTTCTGAGCTGTCGCTGTCTTTCTCATCTTCTTCTGAGCTGTCGCTGTCTTTCTCATCTTCTTTGTCTGGCTTGTCGTTTTCTTCTGAGGTGTCCTGTTGgctctctctgtccttttcttCTATTTCCTGGTGCTCTGGTTCCTCCTCCGGAACCTGGGCCTCTTCTTCGCTGCTGTCTTTGCGGTCGTCTGAGCTGTCGCTGTCTTTGCTGTCATCTGTGCTGTCTTTCTTGTCGTCTTTGTCTGGCTTGTCATCCTTAGTGTCTGAGTCTGCGTCGTCTTGTTTGCTGTCGCTGTCCGtcgcttcctctgtctctgtgtcttctgcGCTGTCCTTCTCTTCTGCAGGAGCCTTACCATCTAGTTCAATGTCCTTATCCTCATCACTATCGTCTTTGTCTGTGGCAGCATCTGCAGAAAAGTGACAGTGTTTAGACATTCTGGTAATTAATTATTACGGTATATGACGTAGAATATGTAgttctgaaccaattgaaaacaaGAGAGGTcatgggggacaccagtagtgagaacAAAAGAGGTCATAGTACTGAGCCCTGGGGGACAACAGTAGAGAGACCTTCCCTATAATGACCCTTTGTTGGTGAGAGATGCACAACCTTCAATGAGCAGACTCACCTGCAGAGTCATTATCGAATATTTCTTCTTCACCTGCAGTATCCTTCCCATCTGCATCCTCTTGAGCTGAAGAAAATAACAGGTTTATGACCAACTGATGGGTAGAATGGCTCAAATGACAGTTTCCCAGACAATGAATATTCAGTTCAGAATTTTCAATTTAGCACACCTGAGTCACTCTTGTCGTCATCTTTGTCTGTCTCCATGGCCTGCTCCGTGTCATCACTGGTCACGTCTACAATCACACATGATTTATGTAATCAAACTTTCGCAACCTATTATTTGATGTCGTTGTATTGCCAATGAACCTGTCTAGTACGACATTATGATGAAAACCTTGACGTTGTTCTTCATACTTACCAGAGTCAGCTTGCACATCTGTCAACACTTGATCTTAAAAAGAAACACAAAGTTCATTGTGTGTTTTATTATGAGTACCTAATCATGTTTTCATTAGACAGGGTCATGTATTGTCTATTTATCAATGCTTTGAGGGGGGCGTACAGTATTAACGGCGGTATTTACAGCATCGTCCCTGTCGTCCTTGTCTGTGGAATGACAGAGGATGACCTACTGCACTGCGACCGTTCTAGTTCTTCACGACCAAAACAAAGGAACTTTTTTTTACTGCCAGCGCTTCCTATTGAAAATACTGTGAAGATAACTATGTTTTGTCTTTCTCAGCAAGGAGTTCACCTGCCTCATGTTATGTTATGATTAGTTAATGTCAGAATCCAAGTATTTATTTTTGTAGATACATAATCCAAGTCTTTAGTCCCTTATCCTCAGAGGCATCATCTGACTGTTTTTCTTCTTTATTGCCATCTAATGcagtttcccaactccagtcctctagaacCCCAAAAGCACACAATTTTGGTGTAGCCCCAGACAAGCACATCTGATTCAAtgtgtcaactaatcatcaagacctcaatgagttgaatcaatgtgtactgttgggggtacttgaggactggagttgggaaacactgatctgATGGACAAAGAAAAATACTCTTAGATTTGTATCTCCAACGTTAATGTTGGGTACTGTGCACTTTTCCACATCATACTGTCCTCGTATTTTTGGCATGTTTTTCATCTGTCTTTATCTTCACCAGCTGCCATGTACTTTAACTTACAGATTTTGGTTTTGAATCAGTCTGTTTTTAACACTTACCTGTGGAGTCACTGTCAGGAGACTCTGTGGAGTCACTGTCCGGAGACTCTGTGGAATCACTCTCTGGAGACTCTGTGGAGTCATCTTCTGGAGACTTATCCACATCTGCTGATTCTGAAATCATTTAAAGCAACAAAGATGTATTATATATTTTAAGTCTGCCTGTTGATGTTTATGGCAATGTTTATTACACTGATGATGTTTGTTACAGTTATAATGATACTATGTTCTGATGATCAGGGAAGTCAGAGCTTGGTTATTGAACAAGGAATTCAGAGAGAAAATGTCTTACCCAAAACCTCTGCTGACACCTTCTCACTGTCATCATGTCTATGTCCCGggattttttgtttgttacttacaacctcatgctaatcacattagtctacattagctcaaccatcccgtagAGGTTAAAGACTTATCCAAAAAGACTCACAGGTGTAATCGGTgagcttctacaaagtattgactcagggtatGAGTACTTATGTaagttagatatttctgtattacattttcaataaatttacaaaatgttctaaaaacatgttttcacttttgtcattatgtgtagCTGGGTGAGAAGAAAAAACATcctttttgaattcaggctgtaacacaacctcATTTGGAATAAGTATGAcaactttctgaagacactaagTATAATACTgaaaggcacaatttatagtacaatatttacacatgtatcaGGGAAGGGGAAATTGGGGATCCAAACATCACCTCTAACTACCATTTTGTATAATGTATAATAACTCTTGAAGAATTTGTGTTTCACTTTGTATCTTTGTTTTGACTAAAGTAGCTGTTGTACCCAGCTGTGCTTAGACTTTCTGGGGGTAAAAGTAGCTGTTGTACCCAGCTGTGCTTAGACTTTCTGGGGGTAAAAGTAGCTGTTGTACCCAGCTGTGCTTAGACTTTCTGGGGGTAAAAGTAGCTGTTGTACCCAGCTGTGCTTAGACTTTCTGGGGGTAAAAGTAGCTGTTGTACCCAGCTGTGCTTAGACTTTCTGGGGGTAAAAGTAGCTGTTGTACCCAGCTGTGCTTAGACTTTCTGGGGGTAAAAGTAGCTGTTGTACCCAGCTGTGCTTAGACTTTCTGGGGGTAAAAGTAGCTGTTGTACCCAGCTGTGCTTAGACTTTCTGGGGGTAAAAGTAGCTGTTGTACCCAGCTGTGCTTAGACTTTCTGGGGGTAAAAGTAGCTGTTGTACCCAGCTGTGCTTAGACTTTCTGGGGGTAAAAGTAGCTGTTGTACCCAGCTGTGCTTAGACTTTCTGGGGGTAAAAGTAGCTGTTGTACCCAGCTGTGCTTAGACTTTCTGGGGGTAAAAGTAGCTGTTGTACCCAGCTGTGCTTAGACTTTCTGGGGGTAAAAGTAGCTGTTGTACCCAGCTGTGCTTAGACTTTCTGGGGGTAAAAGTAGCTGTTGTACCCAGCTGTGCTTAGACTTTCTGGGGGTAAAAGTAGCTGTTGTACCCAGCTGTGCTTAGACTTTCTGGGGGTAAAAGTAGCTGTTGTACCCAGCTGTGCTTAGACTTTCTGGGGGTAAAAGTAGCTGTTGTACCCAGCTGTGCTTAGACTTTCTGGGGGTAAAAGTAGCTGTTGTACCCAGCTGTGCTTAGACTTTCTGGGGGTAAAAGTAGCTGTTGTACCCAGCTGTGCTTAGACTTTCTGGGGGTAAAAGTAGCTGTTGTACCCAGCTGTGCTTAGACTTTCTGGGGGTAAAAGTAGCTGTTGTACCCAGCTGTGCTTAGACTTTCTGGGGGTAAAAGTAGCTGTTGTACCCAGCTGTGCTTAGACTTTCTGGGGGTAAAAGTAGCTGTTGTACCCAGCTGTGCTTAGACTTTCTGGGGGTAAAAGTAGCTGTTGTACACAAAAGAACGAGGAAGCTGTGGCCTTGGGTGGCAAGAACATCTCTCAAAACGTATCGCTTCCCTCACCAGCTGCATCTTAACATAATGACATTATCGCTTCCCTCACCAGCTGCATCTTAACATAATGACATTATCGCTTCCCACACCAGCTGCATCAGCTGCATCTTAACATAATGACATTATCACTTCCCTCACCAGCTGCATCTTAACCTAATGACATTATCGCTTCACTCACCAGCTACATCTTAACATAATGTCATTATCACTTCCCTCACCAGCTGCATCTTAACATAATGTCATTATCACTTCCCTCACCAGCTGCATCTTAACATAATGACATTATCGCTTCCCTCACCAGCTGCATCTTAACATAATGACATTATCACTTCCCTCACCAGCTGCATCTTAGCATAATGACATTATCGCTTCACTCACCAGCTGCATCTTAACATAATGACATTATCGCTTCACTCACCAGCTGCATCTTAACATAATGACATTATCGCTTCCCTCACCAGCTGCATCTTAACATAATGACATTACCGCTTCACTCACCAGCTGCATCAGCTGCATCTAAACATAATGACATTATCGCTTCACTCACCAGCTGCATTAGCTGCATCTTAACATAATGACATTATCACTTCACTCACCAGCTGCATCTTAACATAATGACATTATCGCTTCACTCACCAGCTGCATCTTAACATAATGACATTATCGCTTCACTCACCAGCTGCATCAGTTGTATCTTGGCTGCCTGCTGCTTCAGCTGCATCTTAACATAATGACATTATCGCTTCCCTCACCAGCTGCATCTTAACATAATGACATTATCACTTCACTCACCAGCTGCATCAGCTGCATCTAAACATAATGACATTATCGCTTCACTCACCAGCTGCATTAGCTGCATCTTAACATAATGACATTATCACTTCACTCACCAGCTGCATCTTAACATAATGACATTATCGCTTCACTCACCAGCTGCATCAGTTGTATCTTGGCTGCCTGCCGCTTCAGCTGCATCTTAACATAATGACATTATCGCTTCACTCACCAGCTGCATCAGTTGTATCTTGGCTGCCTGCTGCTTCAGCTGCATCTAAACATAATAACATTAGTGTTATTGGAAGGCTTGAAAATACTGTGAAATTTCTTACCTTGTTATTGATTATACAACTATACAACATTTTGGCCATTGTTTTTGTTGACAATAGATATGAGGCTAAAGTTTGTCTCTCACAGCTTTATCCAATTCGGAGTGACTTTAAAGTGGACATGCAGAtgaagtatacagtatatacactaccgttcaaaagtttggggtcacttagaaatatccttgttcgatgttattttaatggacaacaattTTAGCTTTTCTTCCAAAAACAAGAACatctctaagtgaccccaaacttttgaacggtaatgtATATATTTTATGTGCACTTCAAGGCACAGCACGTGACAGGATGCCGCACTCGCCTGGGCAAAAAATATTTTACTGCATGAATTGAAATAACAAATCCTCATCATCAACAGGGACATCACATATTTTGACCAGCTGGTTAGCATTTTTCGtgatgaatcttgttctggaggcagctctgcagaatagtcactagctggcacagcaacaaagtcataaaatctgatttgaactctaaccctaaccttaaccacaatgaAAACCCTGATGCATAACCCTAACCTGAAATTAAGACCAttaatttttacaatatagccaattttgactttgcagcttgCCACTCTAAGGGGGAATTTCTCAGTTCttcctccaggacaagactcatgacaataaacgtcaaccggCTCATTCTTATTGAATGATTTCGACCTTTGGCCATAACCCTTATCTTTGACATTTGACCTTTGTGTATTTTACTCCTAGGCCTCACCTGGGGCATCAGGGGCATCAGGACTGCCTGTGGTTTCCACGCTGGTATCTCCATCTAGAAGACAAGGACGGGTGACTTTGATGCTGTTATTGAAGTCACCATTACTGTAATTATCAGGAAATCCCCAGTAGTCAGTGTGCTTCATTTCCATTCAAATCAATTGGTGACTCACTGCTTGGGTCTGTGGATGTATCACTGCTACTCACATCTGATAAATGAAGAAGAAAACATTGGGTGAGTTGGAGTTCGTCTTCTGGCCATTGAACTTGTTTTAGCCATGGACTCTTCAGTAATAAAATTGGTCTGGACAAGATCAATattactatatattttttaattggtAAATGATTTTGATTGGGCTTACTGTCTTTCAAATAGTGTTTAAAGTGGATGTTATAGAATGTGTGTTTGAAGAAGGCAGTAAGTAAAATGTTTTATGGCATGAAAAGATTTGGGGAATTGATATAACTTTGGCTTAGATTTGAGAAGCCTTTGGTTTATTCTGTCAACTGTCTAAACCTTCAGCATGGCCCCACAGCAAATAGTCAGACTCTGACACATTTATGGGGCATGATGAGGTAGGACCCAGGAGCAG of the Oncorhynchus kisutch isolate 150728-3 linkage group LG17, Okis_V2, whole genome shotgun sequence genome contains:
- the LOC109907183 gene encoding otolith matrix protein OMM-64-like isoform X5, with amino-acid sequence MLSRTLIVPLIFAMAGLALSAPITDGTEGDNDGAKDGEGPTGSPVGAAAAGDSVGTTDATDSSKELAGDVSSSDTSTDPSNGDTSVETTGSPDAPDAPDAAEAAGSQDTTDAAESADVDKSPEDDSTESPESDSTESPDSDSTESPDSDSTDQVLTDVQADSDVTSDDTEQAMETDKDDDKSDSAQEDADGKDTAGEEEIFDNDSADAATDKDDSDEDKDIELDGKAPAEEKDSAEDTETEEATDSDSKQDDADSDTKDDKPDKDDKKDSTDDSKDSDSSDDRKDSSEEEAQVPEEEPEHQEIEEKDRESQQDTSEENDKPDKEDEKDSDSSEEDEKDSDSSEENDKPDKEDEKDSDSSDENDKPDKEDEKDSDSSDENDKPDKEDEKDSDSSEEDEKDSDSSEENVKPDKEDEKDSDSSEENVKPDKEDEKDSDSSDDSKDSSEADVQVSEEEPKQQEMDMKERGDVGEEQASPEDNIKEGSPVGSQDFEPLQDSEEEAEMESKEEGKLEEAEKEEEELDAEMNLDTTESDSKEDSKDDSKNEIKDESEDKTEADADSNSEEDTDDSMMKEPKDSDDADKDDKDASDSEDDKSESDAEPGTDSHKDEDETDEDSHDVSESMAKDDDMDDDDMIGAETMALDSEAVPADILDQPDQQDYMTQGASHGADALAAQS
- the LOC109907183 gene encoding otolith matrix protein OMM-64-like isoform X7, with the protein product MLSRTLIVPLIFAMAGLALSAPITDGTEGDNDGAKDGEGPTGSPVGAAAAGDSVGTTDATDSSKELAGDVSSSDTSTDPSNGDTSVETTGSPDAPDAPDAAEAAGSQDTTDAAESADVDKSPEDDSTESPESDSTESPDSDSTESPDSDSTDQVLTDVQADSDVTSDDTEQAMETDKDDDKSDSAQEDADGKDTAGEEEIFDNDSADAATDKDDSDEDKDIELDGKAPAEEKDSAEDTETEEATDSDSKQDDADSDTKDDKPDKDDKKDSTDDSKDSDSSDDRKDSSEEEAQVPEEEPEHQEIEEKDRESQQDTSEENDKPDKEDEKDSDSSEEDEKDSDSSEENDKPDKEDEKDSDSSDENDKPDKEDEKDSDTSEENDKPDKEDEKDSDSSDENDKPDKEDEKDSDSSEENVKPDKEDEKDSDSSDDSKDSSEADVQVSEEEPKQQEMDMKERGDVGEEQASPEDNIKEGSPVGSQDFEPLQDSEEEAEMESKEEGKLEEAEKEEEELDAEMNLDTTESDSKEDSKDDSKNEIKDESEDKTEADADSNSEEDTDDSMMKEPKDSDDADKDDKDASDSEDDKSESDAEPGTDSHKDEDETDEDSHDVSESMAKDDDMDDDDMIGAETMALDSEAVPADILDQPDQQDYMTQGASHGADALAAQS
- the LOC109907183 gene encoding otolith matrix protein OMM-64-like isoform X3 codes for the protein MLSRTLIVPLIFAMAGLALSAPITDGTEGDNDGAKDGEGPTGSPVGAAAAGDSVGTTDATDSSKELAGDVSSSDTSTDPSNGDTSVETTGSPDAPDAPDAAEAAGSQDTTDAAESADVDKSPEDDSTESPESDSTESPDSDSTDQVLTDVQADSDVTSDDTEQAMETDKDDDKSDSAQEDADGKDTAGEEEIFDNDSADAATDKDDSDEDKDIELDGKAPAEEKDSAEDTETEEATDSDSKQDDADSDTKDDKPDKDDKKDSTDDSKDSDSSDDRKDSSEEEAQVPEEEPEHQEIEEKDRESQQDTSEENDKPDKEDEKDSDSSEEDEKDSDSSEENDKPDKEDEKDSDSSDENDKPDKEDEKDSDTSEENDKPDKEDEKDSDSSDENDKPDKEDEKDSDSSDENDKPDKEDEKDSDSSEEDEKDSDSSEENVKPDKEDEKDSDSSEENVKPDKEDEKDSDSSDDSKDSSEADVQVSEEEPKQQEMDMKERGDVGEEQASPEDNIKEGSPVGSQDFEPLQDSEEEAEMESKEEGKLEEAEKEEEELDAEMNLDTTESDSKEDSKDDSKNEIKDESEDKTEADADSNSEEDTDDSMMKEPKDSDDADKDDKDASDSEDDKSESDAEPGTDSHKDEDETDEDSHDVSESMAKDDDMDDDDMIGAETMALDSEAVPADILDQPDQQDYMTQGASHGADALAAQS
- the LOC109907183 gene encoding otolith matrix protein OMM-64-like isoform X1, coding for MLSRTLIVPLIFAMAGLALSAPITDGTEGDNDGAKDGEGPTGSPVGAAAAGDSVGTTDATDSSKELAGDVSSSDTSTDPSNGDTSVETTGSPDAPDAPDAAEAAGSQDTTDAAESADVDKSPEDDSTESPESDSTESPDSDSTESPDSDSTDQVLTDVQADSDVTSDDTEQAMETDKDDDKSDSAQEDADGKDTAGEEEIFDNDSADAATDKDDSDEDKDIELDGKAPAEEKDSAEDTETEEATDSDSKQDDADSDTKDDKPDKDDKKDSTDDSKDSDSSDDRKDSSEEEAQVPEEEPEHQEIEEKDRESQQDTSEENDKPDKEDEKDSDSSEEDEKDSDSSEENDKPDKEDEKDSDSSDENDKPDKEDEKDSDTSEENDKPDKEDEKDSDSSDENDKPDKEDEKDSDSSDENDKPDKEDEKDSDSSEEDEKDSDSSEENVKPDKEDEKDSDSSEENVKPDKEDEKDSDSSDDSKDSSEADVQVSEEEPKQQEMDMKERGDVGEEQASPEDNIKEGSPVGSQDFEPLQDSEEEAEMESKEEGKLEEAEKEEEELDAEMNLDTTESDSKEDSKDDSKNEIKDESEDKTEADADSNSEEDTDDSMMKEPKDSDDADKDDKDASDSEDDKSESDAEPGTDSHKDEDETDEDSHDVSESMAKDDDMDDDDMIGAETMALDSEAVPADILDQPDQQDYMTQGASHGADALAAQS
- the LOC109907183 gene encoding otolith matrix protein OMM-64-like isoform X4; translation: MLSRTLIVPLIFAMAGLALSAPITDGTEGDNDGAKDGEGPTGSPVGAAAAGDSVGTTDATDSSKELAGDVSSSDTSTDPSNGDTSVETTGSPDAPDAPDAAEAAGSQDTTDAAESADVDKSPEDDSTESPESDSTESPDSDSTESPDSDSTDQVLTDVQADSDVTSDDTEQAMETDKDDDKSDSAQEDADGKDTAGEEEIFDNDSADAATDKDDSDEDKDIELDGKAPAEEKDSAEDTETEEATDSDSKQDDADSDTKDDKPDKDDKKDSTDDSKDSDSSDDRKDSSEEEAQVPEEEPEHQEIEEKDRESQQDTSEENDKPDKEDEKDSDSSEEDEKDSDSSEENDKPDKEDEKDSDSSDENDKPDKEDEKDSDTSEENDKPDKEDEKDSDSSDENDKPDKEDEKDSDSSDENDKPDKEDEKDSDSSEENVKPDKEDEKDSDSSDDSKDSSEADVQVSEEEPKQQEMDMKERGDVGEEQASPEDNIKEGSPVGSQDFEPLQDSEEEAEMESKEEGKLEEAEKEEEELDAEMNLDTTESDSKEDSKDDSKNEIKDESEDKTEADADSNSEEDTDDSMMKEPKDSDDADKDDKDASDSEDDKSESDAEPGTDSHKDEDETDEDSHDVSESMAKDDDMDDDDMIGAETMALDSEAVPADILDQPDQQDYMTQGASHGADALAAQS
- the LOC109907183 gene encoding otolith matrix protein OMM-64-like isoform X6 — its product is MLSRTLIVPLIFAMAGLALSAPITDGTEGDNDGAKDGEGPTGSPVGAAAAGDSVGTTDATDSSKELAGDVSSSDTSTDPSNGDTSVETTGSPDAPDAPDAAEAAGSQDTTDAAESADVDKSPEDDSTESPESDSTESPDSDSTESPDSDSTDQVLTDVQADSDVTSDDTEQAMETDKDDDKSDSAQEDADGKDTAGEEEIFDNDSADAATDKDDSDEDKDIELDGKAPAEEKDSAEDTETEEATDSDSKQDDADSDTKDDKPDKDDKKDSTDDSKDSDSSDDRKDSSEEEAQVPEEEPEHQEIEEKDRESQQDTSEENDKPDKEDEKDSDSSEEDEKDSDSSEENDKPDKEDEKDSDSSDENDKPDKEDEKDSDTSEENDKPDKEDEKDSDSSDENDKPDKEDEKDSDSSDENDKPDKEDEKDSDSSEEDEKDSDSSEENVKPDKEDEKDSDSSEENVKPDKEDEKDSDSSDDSKDSSEADVQVSEEEPKQQEMDMKERGDVGEEQASPEDNIKEGSPVGSQDFEPLQDSEEEAEMESKEEGKLEEAEKEEEELDAEMNLDTTESDNSDDADKDDKDASDSEDDKSESDAEPGTDSHKDEDETDEDSHDVSESMAKDDDMDDDDMIGAETMALDSEAVPADILDQPDQQDYMTQGASHGADALAAQS